Part of the Candidatus Cloacimonas sp. genome, ATCAATGAAAACTCGCAGAAATAAGGATCAACATTATATTGTCAGTTTTGATAAGTTTATATTACTTACTTACTGTTTGCTTTGTCTTGTTGGCTTAATAGCTTTACTGGATATTTCCTCCGTGCAGAGTTCATTAAGATACTTTTACAGGCAGCTCTTCTTTGGGATTATATCTATTATTACAGCAATTATTATACTATACACCGTTAATCTGGAAAAACTGAGAGTGCTGTCACCCTATTTTGTTTATGTTTCCATAATTCTGCTAATTATAGTTTTGCTGAAAGGAAGCACCGTGAAAGGTGCCACCCGTCAACTCAGTTTGGGTTTTGTTAATTTTCAGCCCAGTGTTTTGGCACGCTTAGCTCTGGTCTATTACTTTGCGCATATCTTAGATAAAAAAAATGACGAACTCGTTAGTTCTAATCTGTCCCAATTTGTAGTTAACTTCTTGGCTTTATTGATAGTTACGGGTATAACATTTTTATTGATTATTATGGAACGGCATTTAAGTACCTTAATCATAGGGGGATTAACCATTTATGGGATGCTTATTTATGCCGGTGCGAAAAAACGCGTGCTGATTACGATAGCGTTGATTGGAATTATCGCAGGCGGTTTGATTTTAGCCAATGGAGCGGACTATCGCAAAGGTCGCTTAACAACATACAAAAAATTCAGCTTATTCTTAAAACCGCAAAGTGAAATTAAGATTGAAGATAGTGATTATCAGGTGAAAGAAAGTTTAACAGCCCTATCCAGCGGAGGATTATTAGGTACAGGAATAGCCAGAGGAAGAGCTAAGCATTATTATTTACCCGAAGCCAGAACAGATTATGTTTATTCGGTTATAGGTGAAGAATGGGGTTTTCTGGGTGCTCTTATCGTTTTTGGTTTACATTGTTTTCTTTTCTTCCGTTGTCTATGGATGGCAAATGCACAGGAAAATCGGTTTTTAAGGTTTTTAGGAGTGGGCTTAGCTATGAATATCTTTTGTAATGTATTGGTAAATACCGGGGTGGCAATGTCTATATTACCTCCAACGGGAAATACATTACCTTTTATCAGTTACGGGGGTTCTGCCTTACTGATTGATTCCATTGCTTTAGGAATGCTATTAAACATAAGCGCCAAGCGGAGATATGTATGAAGTTCATTTTTGGTGCAGGTGGAACTGGAGGTCACATTACTCCTGCCTTGGCTTTGGCTGATGAATTAGTAAAATATCAGCATAGTGTTCTTTTTATCGGTAACCGCCGCAGCATTGAAGAAACACTTTGTGCTGCATCAGGTTACTCTTTCCGGCAGATTAAGATCCAAAAGCTTTACCGTTCGTTAAAACCCCAAAACCTGCTGTTCCCGTTTTATTTATTGGGTAGCATTATCACTTGCACTCGTATTTTAAAAAAAGAAAAACCTCAGGCAGTAATTTGCACCGGGGGGTTTGTTTCGGGTCCTGTAGCTATCTCCGCTGCTTTGTTAAAAATACCTTTGTTCTTTCATGAGAGTAATTGTTATCCCGGCTTGGTTACCCGCAAAATGGCTAAGAAAATAGACACGGTGTTTATCTCCTTTGCCAATACGAGCCGGTTTTTACACAATGTAAAGTTAGTGAACTATGGCATTCCGCTTAGGCAGACGGTAATAGATAGTTCTTCAACACCTTTTGACCTTAGTTCTATAGGATTGAAAACAGATAAACCGGTTATAATAGTAAGCGGTGGCAGCCAGGGTTCGGTTGCTGTTAATACTGTTGTCAACTTTGCCTTGGAGGATATTTTAGCTTTGGGTTATCAGGTAATTTGGCAAACAGGAAAAATAAGTTACGAGCGTTTTGCTACCAAACATAAAGAGAGGGAAGGTGTTTATCTTTTCGCTTTTTCGCCCGATTTGCCCAAAATGCTTTCACGGTGCAGTTTAGCTATAACCAGAGCAGGTGCAATGACTATTGCTGAACTGGAAGAAAACCACCTGCCGGCAATTTTGATACCTTTGCCGACGGCAGCTGAAAATCATCAATATTATAATGCTTTGGCACAACAGGAGAAAGGGGTAGCGATGCTTTTGGAACAGAGCAAATTGACCCCCGTTACGCTCATTGCAGGCATTAAAGAAATGATTGCTGATAGAGATAGTTATTTAAATCGGCTATGTTCCCTTCCCCCTAATCGGGCAGCCGAAAAAATTATTGCCTACATCTTAAACTATCTGAAAGATAACAGGAGGAATAATGCTGGGTAGAACCAGAAAAATACACTTTGTCGGAATCGGCGGTATCGGAATGAGCGGTATTGCAGAATTTCTGCATAATCAGGGCTTGGAAATTACCGGGTCAGACCTGAAAAAAACGGAAATAACTTCCCACTTGGAAAATCTGGGGATCAAGATTACGGAAGGACATAAAGCGGAAAATATCTGTGATGCAGATGTAGTAGTAAAATCCAGCGCCGTAAAAGATGATAATCCGGAAATTTTAGCTGCTCAGGAAATGAAAATTCCCGTTATTCGCCGAGCCGAAATGCTGGCAGAAATAACCCGGATGAGCTTTTCTATTGGAATTGCCGGAACTCATGGCAAAACAACTTCTACTTCAATGGCGGGCTTAGTTTTGGAAAGTGCAGGTTTGGAACCAACGATTATTGTTGGAGGAAAGGTTAAAAATTTCGGCAGCAATAATGTGATGGGCAGTGGTAAATATATTGTGGTGGAGGCAGATGAATATGACCATTCCTTTTTGTCTCTAACTCCCTGTATTGCAGGAATTACTAATGTAGATGCTGACCATTTGGATTGTTACCGGAATCTGGATGATATTAAGAGTTCTTTTATTGAATATGCGAATAAAGTTCCTTTTTTTGGCAGCGTAATTGCCTGTTTGGATGATAGCGGTGTGCAATCAATCCTACCTGCTATTCACAAAAAGATTGTTACTTACGGATTTTCCCGTCAGGCAGATTTGCAAGCCAGAGATATAGATATGCAAGGTTTTAGTTCGTCTTATGACCTGCTTTTTAAAGAATATAAACTCGGGTGTATTACTTTGAAAGTAACTGGCAGACATAACATTCAAAATTCACTTCTCGCTGCTGCAATTGGCTTGGAACTGAATCTTCCTTTTTCCGCAATTCAGGATGGCTTAAGTAAATTCAGCGGCGTTTACAGAAGATTTGACTGGAAAGGAGAAGCGGGTGGAATTACTGTCTTTGATGATTACGCTCACCATCCTACTGAAATTAAAGCTACCCTGGAGGGCTTTAAGGATAGTGCCAAACGCAGGATAGTAACCTTATTTCAACCCCATTTGTATTCCCGCACGCGAGATTTTTATGAACAATTCGGGAAATCCTTCTTTTCTTGTGACTGCCTAATTTTGGCTCCGATATATCCTGCGCGGGAACAACCCATTCCGGGTGTTACTTCCAAATTGATTGCTGATGCAGCTATTCAAAGTGGACATCATAATGTTCATTTAATTGAATCCAATTCCGAAATAGTTAGCCAAACCCTTTCCCTGCTTAAAGAAGGAGATATTTTAATCACTATGGGTGCGGGTAATATTTGGCAGTATGGAGAAGAAATTTTGAGGGAATTGAAAAATTATGTTGACACAAATCATAACAACTAAAACTTTAGTAACTTGTAATGCTGATAGAAGTTTTTCAAAATTCTCAATTTATCAGCTAAGAGGTCTTAATTCATAAAGTTATGGAACTAAACAAGGGTACTCGTAAACGCCGCGGTAATAGTCGTTATTACCTGTTCTTTTTCATTGCTCTTTCGGTTGTAGCTCTTTTGGGAACGAGTATCTGGTATGGCTTTACGCATATTGACCTCTTTACTTTGCAA contains:
- a CDS encoding FtsW/RodA/SpoVE family cell cycle protein, whose product is MKTRRNKDQHYIVSFDKFILLTYCLLCLVGLIALLDISSVQSSLRYFYRQLFFGIISIITAIIILYTVNLEKLRVLSPYFVYVSIILLIIVLLKGSTVKGATRQLSLGFVNFQPSVLARLALVYYFAHILDKKNDELVSSNLSQFVVNFLALLIVTGITFLLIIMERHLSTLIIGGLTIYGMLIYAGAKKRVLITIALIGIIAGGLILANGADYRKGRLTTYKKFSLFLKPQSEIKIEDSDYQVKESLTALSSGGLLGTGIARGRAKHYYLPEARTDYVYSVIGEEWGFLGALIVFGLHCFLFFRCLWMANAQENRFLRFLGVGLAMNIFCNVLVNTGVAMSILPPTGNTLPFISYGGSALLIDSIALGMLLNISAKRRYV
- the murG gene encoding undecaprenyldiphospho-muramoylpentapeptide beta-N-acetylglucosaminyltransferase yields the protein MKFIFGAGGTGGHITPALALADELVKYQHSVLFIGNRRSIEETLCAASGYSFRQIKIQKLYRSLKPQNLLFPFYLLGSIITCTRILKKEKPQAVICTGGFVSGPVAISAALLKIPLFFHESNCYPGLVTRKMAKKIDTVFISFANTSRFLHNVKLVNYGIPLRQTVIDSSSTPFDLSSIGLKTDKPVIIVSGGSQGSVAVNTVVNFALEDILALGYQVIWQTGKISYERFATKHKEREGVYLFAFSPDLPKMLSRCSLAITRAGAMTIAELEENHLPAILIPLPTAAENHQYYNALAQQEKGVAMLLEQSKLTPVTLIAGIKEMIADRDSYLNRLCSLPPNRAAEKIIAYILNYLKDNRRNNAG
- the murC gene encoding UDP-N-acetylmuramate--L-alanine ligase; translation: MLGRTRKIHFVGIGGIGMSGIAEFLHNQGLEITGSDLKKTEITSHLENLGIKITEGHKAENICDADVVVKSSAVKDDNPEILAAQEMKIPVIRRAEMLAEITRMSFSIGIAGTHGKTTSTSMAGLVLESAGLEPTIIVGGKVKNFGSNNVMGSGKYIVVEADEYDHSFLSLTPCIAGITNVDADHLDCYRNLDDIKSSFIEYANKVPFFGSVIACLDDSGVQSILPAIHKKIVTYGFSRQADLQARDIDMQGFSSSYDLLFKEYKLGCITLKVTGRHNIQNSLLAAAIGLELNLPFSAIQDGLSKFSGVYRRFDWKGEAGGITVFDDYAHHPTEIKATLEGFKDSAKRRIVTLFQPHLYSRTRDFYEQFGKSFFSCDCLILAPIYPAREQPIPGVTSKLIADAAIQSGHHNVHLIESNSEIVSQTLSLLKEGDILITMGAGNIWQYGEEILRELKNYVDTNHNN